A single window of Sulfurovum riftiae DNA harbors:
- a CDS encoding NFACT RNA binding domain-containing protein, producing the protein MKLYELKAIAERLGKFTFISRARRIEDNTIELVFDKRDSYFFNMTRGHSFIYKAPSQRPLQGYNAPFDKLLHSLVSASRLLEVTVPDNDRVLRLKLAPKSSYKDKVITLQFEFTGKNTNAILIDENEVIIEALRHIDADSSFRVIRPGVELLPIPRRVLSPDSTDHDTQKPHVVSPQHPANIDMLLEERYRTVQAKRLTEMKKQKLSSVAKKIKKLSQLLDKLPDAEKLAQEEKKQKEYGNLILANLYQIKPYDRKLKTYDFEGREITIPLPKNVKVNRMSDHFFNLSKRAKSKAKNIHIEKENLESKKAFYENIYYALEQAKEPYELELLVPKRGKSKRKKEKLKEGELFWIEDYKVLVGRNSNENQKLLGMAKANDLWMHIRDIPSSHVIIRTDKQNLPDSVIQAAAKLCVDFSVKNPGDYEVDYTKRKFVKVQEGSNVLYNKYNTIRVTKEGVEIRV; encoded by the coding sequence ATGAAACTCTACGAACTCAAAGCCATCGCCGAACGGCTCGGCAAATTCACCTTCATCTCACGGGCCAGACGTATCGAGGACAACACCATTGAACTGGTCTTCGACAAGCGTGACAGCTACTTCTTCAACATGACACGCGGCCACAGTTTCATCTACAAAGCCCCCAGTCAGAGACCGCTTCAGGGCTATAACGCTCCTTTTGACAAACTGCTGCACTCCCTAGTAAGTGCAAGCCGCCTGCTTGAGGTCACAGTCCCGGACAATGACCGGGTACTGCGTCTGAAACTGGCCCCCAAAAGCTCCTACAAAGACAAGGTCATCACCCTGCAGTTCGAATTCACAGGCAAGAACACCAATGCCATTCTCATCGATGAGAATGAAGTGATCATCGAAGCCCTCCGGCATATCGATGCAGACAGCTCTTTCAGGGTGATACGTCCCGGAGTGGAACTTCTTCCCATTCCCCGTAGGGTGCTGTCCCCCGACAGCACCGATCACGATACACAAAAACCACATGTTGTGTCCCCACAACACCCTGCGAATATCGACATGCTTCTGGAAGAGCGCTACCGTACCGTCCAGGCCAAAAGACTGACAGAGATGAAGAAACAGAAACTTTCATCAGTTGCCAAGAAGATCAAAAAGCTTTCCCAGCTCCTCGACAAACTTCCCGATGCAGAGAAACTGGCCCAAGAGGAGAAGAAACAGAAAGAGTACGGCAACCTTATCCTTGCAAATCTCTATCAGATCAAACCCTACGACAGGAAGCTGAAAACCTATGACTTTGAAGGCAGAGAGATCACCATACCCCTGCCAAAGAATGTCAAAGTGAACCGCATGAGCGACCACTTCTTCAACCTCTCCAAACGGGCCAAGAGCAAAGCAAAGAACATCCACATCGAAAAAGAGAACCTGGAGAGCAAAAAAGCCTTTTACGAGAACATCTATTATGCCCTCGAACAGGCCAAAGAGCCTTATGAACTGGAACTGCTCGTCCCCAAACGCGGAAAATCCAAACGCAAGAAAGAGAAACTCAAAGAGGGGGAGCTCTTCTGGATAGAAGACTACAAGGTCCTGGTAGGACGCAACAGCAACGAGAACCAGAAACTGCTGGGCATGGCCAAAGCCAACGACCTCTGGATGCACATACGCGACATCCCCTCGAGCCATGTCATAATCAGAACGGACAAACAAAACCTTCCGGACTCCGTCATACAGGCGGCAGCCAAGCTCTGTGTCGATTTTTCCGTCAAGAATCCCGGAGATTACGAGGTGGACTATACCAAACGGAAATTCGTCAAAGTACAGGAGGGATCCAACGTACTCTACAACAAATACAACACGATCCGCGTCACCAAAGAGGGTGTGGAGATCAGAGTATAG
- a CDS encoding phosphatidate cytidylyltransferase, producing the protein MTRIFTDYQERWLTGIGLLALVGFIGWVDNFFVMWLFLGTIYMFAFYEAMKLFRLVGPGAYFWAALLWLFAYFYPNPDDLFYFVAIIFGASLAYLHNFDKRLILPFLYPLSGIFFFLILYEDFGIVSMFWLLVTVALTDVGAFFTGKAIGKTKFSDTSPNKTLEGVIGGVLIATAVGTYIGLYIAPLWIAFVVTLFTSIASVFGDLFESYLKREAGVKDSGDLLPGHGGILDRIDGYLFGAPMMVIALRAFL; encoded by the coding sequence ATGACACGGATTTTTACAGACTATCAGGAGCGTTGGCTTACGGGTATCGGGCTACTTGCACTGGTCGGATTCATAGGCTGGGTAGATAATTTTTTCGTCATGTGGCTCTTTTTGGGCACGATATATATGTTCGCATTTTATGAAGCGATGAAACTCTTCAGACTTGTGGGTCCCGGTGCCTACTTCTGGGCTGCACTGCTATGGCTCTTTGCCTATTTCTACCCCAACCCCGATGACCTTTTCTACTTTGTTGCTATCATCTTCGGTGCATCCCTTGCCTATCTTCACAATTTTGACAAGCGGCTTATCCTTCCGTTCCTTTACCCTCTCAGCGGTATCTTTTTCTTCCTGATCCTCTATGAGGATTTCGGTATCGTCTCGATGTTCTGGCTGCTTGTTACCGTTGCATTGACGGATGTAGGTGCTTTCTTCACCGGCAAAGCCATCGGGAAGACCAAATTTTCGGATACCTCTCCGAACAAAACACTTGAAGGGGTGATCGGAGGAGTGCTTATCGCTACTGCTGTGGGTACCTACATCGGTCTCTACATCGCACCGCTCTGGATCGCGTTCGTGGTCACACTGTTCACGTCCATCGCCTCTGTCTTCGGTGACCTCTTTGAATCCTACCTCAAACGTGAAGCAGGAGTTAAAGATTCAGGTGACCTGCTCCCGGGACACGGCGGTATTCTTGACAGGATCGACGGCTATCTTTTCGGTGCACCGATGATGGTAATCGCGCTTAGAGCGTTTTTATAA
- the dxr gene encoding 1-deoxy-D-xylulose-5-phosphate reductoisomerase gives MVLLGSTGSIGVNTLIVAKRYDIAIEALVAGNNIDLLNEQIAAHRPKLVAIANEADREGVNHPNVLCGAEGILEVIERSESRTIVNALVGYAGLAPTLKATELGKKVALANKESLVVAGEFIDMSLITPIDSEHFGLWYLMNERPFSKLYITASGGAFRDWELEKMKDATFSDALKHPNWSMGNKITIDSATMTNKLFELLEAKWLFGTSNIDAVIEKRSIIHALVEFVDGSTTAHFAGVDMKLPITFALREKVEEAILPPTDLLSMGSVEFLPIEAERYPIWNIKEHILQHPHLGVVVNAANEVAIEAFQKEQCSFFGMSEIVLDAYRKFEDVKAKNIDDIIEIDHEVREYVTVLS, from the coding sequence ATCGTTCTTCTTGGTTCCACCGGCTCCATCGGGGTCAATACCCTCATCGTTGCCAAACGCTATGACATTGCCATCGAAGCACTGGTAGCCGGAAACAATATCGACCTGCTCAACGAACAGATCGCAGCACACCGGCCCAAACTCGTGGCCATTGCCAATGAAGCGGACCGTGAAGGGGTCAACCACCCCAATGTACTTTGCGGTGCGGAGGGCATTCTGGAAGTCATTGAAAGATCCGAGAGCCGGACAATTGTCAATGCCCTTGTCGGCTATGCCGGTCTGGCACCGACACTCAAGGCCACAGAACTTGGGAAAAAAGTAGCCCTCGCGAACAAAGAATCCCTGGTCGTTGCCGGAGAGTTCATCGATATGTCACTTATCACCCCTATAGACTCCGAGCATTTCGGACTCTGGTACCTCATGAATGAACGTCCCTTCTCCAAACTCTATATCACGGCCAGCGGCGGTGCCTTCAGGGATTGGGAACTGGAGAAGATGAAAGATGCAACATTCTCCGACGCACTGAAGCATCCCAACTGGTCCATGGGGAACAAGATCACCATAGACTCCGCGACCATGACCAACAAGCTCTTCGAACTGCTGGAGGCCAAATGGCTTTTTGGTACAAGCAATATCGATGCGGTCATAGAAAAGAGATCGATCATCCATGCACTGGTCGAATTCGTTGACGGTTCCACCACTGCCCATTTTGCGGGAGTGGATATGAAACTGCCTATCACTTTTGCACTCAGAGAGAAAGTGGAGGAAGCCATCCTGCCGCCTACCGATCTACTTTCAATGGGATCTGTGGAATTCCTCCCGATAGAGGCAGAGCGCTACCCTATCTGGAACATCAAGGAGCATATTTTACAGCATCCGCATCTGGGTGTCGTGGTCAATGCCGCCAATGAAGTTGCCATAGAAGCTTTTCAGAAAGAGCAGTGTTCTTTCTTTGGTATGAGCGAAATTGTCCTTGATGCCTATAGGAAATTTGAAGATGTCAAGGCAAAAAATATTGATGATATTATTGAGATCGATCACGAGGTAAGGGAATATGTCACTGTTCTATCGTAG
- a CDS encoding RBBP9/YdeN family alpha/beta hydrolase — protein sequence MKKVLILHGWGGSDAPHWQAELACEIAKNYGTVSFPLLDNCHFPSKNRWIKQVKAILENFRPDTVVCHSLANTLWFWLCQEEDMDTVERLFMVSPPSLTTEENTIKTFFPCEVPKNIYAKEVHMIVSDNDPWVEMEEAETIASQIDATFTIIHDAGHINADSGYGKWELIEKLVLEKK from the coding sequence ATGAAAAAAGTTTTAATCCTACACGGCTGGGGCGGTTCCGATGCACCCCACTGGCAAGCCGAACTCGCCTGCGAGATCGCAAAGAATTACGGTACGGTCTCTTTCCCTCTGCTTGACAACTGTCACTTCCCCTCAAAAAACAGATGGATAAAACAGGTCAAAGCCATATTGGAAAATTTCAGACCGGATACAGTGGTTTGCCACTCTTTGGCCAATACCCTCTGGTTCTGGCTCTGCCAGGAAGAGGATATGGATACAGTAGAGAGGCTTTTCATGGTCTCTCCACCAAGCCTGACAACCGAAGAAAATACCATCAAGACCTTTTTCCCCTGTGAAGTACCCAAAAACATTTATGCAAAAGAGGTACATATGATCGTCTCCGACAATGACCCCTGGGTAGAAATGGAGGAGGCAGAAACGATCGCTTCCCAGATCGATGCTACCTTTACGATCATCCACGATGCCGGTCATATCAATGCGGACAGCGGTTATGGGAAATGGGAACTGATAGAAAAACTGGTTCTGGAGAAAAAATGA
- the tsaD gene encoding tRNA (adenosine(37)-N6)-threonylcarbamoyltransferase complex transferase subunit TsaD: protein MILSIESSCDDSSIAITEISTKKLLYHKKISQEEEHSCYGGVVPELASRLHAVALPKILEETKPYFDSLKAVAVTNQPGLGVTLLEGIAMAKTLATLQNIPLIPVHHLKGHIYSLFIEKETLFPLLVLLISGGHTQVIRVTDFEHMEILATSMDDSVGESFDKCAKMMDLGYPGGPLIEALARKGDENRFDLPVPLRNSPLIAFSLSGLKNAVRLAIEKLGGPQKMNEQDKADLSASFQKAVKLHLLQKSKKIFAKEPIRDFAIVGGASANQYLRGAYETLCREFGKTMHVAPLEYCSDNAAMIGRYALDAYQREQFIDPNEIDIVSTKKQQAGMML, encoded by the coding sequence ATGATCCTCAGCATCGAATCAAGCTGTGATGACAGCTCCATTGCCATTACCGAGATATCCACCAAAAAACTCCTTTACCATAAAAAGATCTCCCAGGAGGAGGAACACTCCTGCTACGGTGGCGTGGTCCCCGAACTGGCATCGCGTCTGCATGCGGTCGCACTTCCGAAAATACTCGAGGAGACAAAACCGTACTTCGACAGTCTCAAAGCCGTGGCCGTCACAAACCAGCCGGGGCTGGGTGTCACCCTGCTTGAGGGGATCGCCATGGCCAAAACACTGGCAACCCTGCAAAACATTCCCCTGATCCCCGTACATCACCTCAAAGGGCACATCTACTCCCTTTTCATAGAGAAGGAGACGCTCTTTCCTCTCCTGGTGCTTCTGATCTCCGGCGGGCATACTCAGGTCATACGTGTCACAGATTTTGAGCATATGGAGATCCTGGCGACCAGTATGGATGATTCTGTGGGAGAGAGTTTTGACAAGTGTGCCAAGATGATGGACCTTGGCTACCCGGGAGGACCGCTCATCGAAGCACTGGCACGCAAAGGAGACGAGAACCGTTTCGACCTGCCCGTACCTCTTCGCAATTCACCCCTGATCGCCTTTTCTCTCTCAGGACTGAAGAATGCCGTACGATTGGCCATAGAGAAGCTTGGAGGGCCGCAGAAGATGAACGAACAGGACAAAGCGGACCTCTCTGCCTCTTTCCAGAAAGCAGTCAAACTGCACCTGCTCCAAAAAAGCAAGAAGATCTTCGCCAAAGAGCCCATCAGGGACTTTGCCATCGTAGGGGGTGCCTCTGCCAACCAATACCTGCGAGGTGCCTATGAGACCCTCTGCAGAGAATTCGGCAAGACCATGCATGTCGCCCCGCTGGAATACTGCTCCGACAATGCCGCCATGATAGGCCGCTATGCCCTTGATGCCTACCAGAGAGAGCAATTCATCGATCCCAATGAGATAGACATCGTCAGTACAAAGAAACAGCAGGCAGGGATGATGCTTTAG
- the gyrB gene encoding DNA topoisomerase (ATP-hydrolyzing) subunit B — protein sequence MAEYGASNIKVLKGLEAVRKRPGMYIGDTSTKGLHHLVYEVVDNSIDEAMAGHCDTIKVTLTKAGSAIIEDNGRGIPVAEHPSEKISAATVVMTVLHAGGKFDKDTYKVSGGLHGVGVSVVNALSEKLHLTIYRDGNIHEQDFEKGIPVKPLEITGTTRKKGTKIEFWADHTIFTESTTFQKEILMKRFRELAYLNPQIKIDFRDERDGTKEMFHFEGGIKQFVEDMNTKPPLTKAQFFQGKADDIEIDIALMYCDADSEKSLSFVNNIKTPDGGTHEAGFRAGLTRSIASYIAKNANAKEKGVKITGDDCKEGLIAIVSVRVPEPQFEGQTKGKLGSSYVRPLVQKFFSENFNKYLEENPIEAKAIMAQVLLAARGRDAAKRAKDLVKRKDSMSIGTLPGKLADCQSKDPEISEIYLVEGDSAGGSAKQGRDRVFQAILPLKGKILNVEKARLEKILKSDEIKNMITALGCGIGDEFNEEKLRYHKIIIMTDADVDGSHIQTLLMTFFFRFLQPVVEKGYLYLAQPPLYRYKKGKNETYLKDDKALNDFLIENGISVIESHTMGENDLIDLFKLVAYYKMTLKEIEKRFALPEVLRYMIENPDVIGTDNKTLAKTLEKYIADLGYNILNKTITEDRLHYFVQTNDGLEELIVDEILFTNPHYNEAIHIHQKIKEHITDEFKDKDLLALFAEVEASAKKGAYIQRYKGLGEMNPEQLWETTMTPENRRLLQVRIDNIEEASDTFTLFMGDEVEPRRNYIESHAKDVKHLDV from the coding sequence ATGGCTGAATATGGCGCAAGTAACATCAAGGTCCTCAAGGGACTTGAAGCAGTAAGAAAAAGACCCGGAATGTACATCGGTGACACCTCTACAAAAGGTCTTCACCACCTCGTCTACGAAGTTGTTGACAACTCTATCGATGAGGCGATGGCAGGTCACTGTGACACCATTAAAGTCACGCTTACCAAAGCCGGTTCAGCGATCATCGAGGATAACGGCCGTGGTATTCCTGTTGCCGAACACCCTAGCGAGAAGATCTCGGCCGCTACTGTTGTCATGACCGTACTCCACGCCGGAGGTAAATTCGACAAAGACACATACAAAGTCTCCGGAGGACTTCACGGAGTTGGGGTCTCTGTCGTCAACGCACTCTCCGAGAAACTGCACCTGACCATCTATCGTGACGGCAATATCCATGAGCAGGATTTTGAAAAAGGTATCCCTGTCAAACCGCTGGAGATCACAGGAACAACACGTAAAAAGGGAACCAAGATAGAGTTCTGGGCAGATCATACGATCTTCACCGAAAGTACTACTTTCCAAAAAGAGATCCTGATGAAGCGTTTCAGAGAGCTTGCCTACCTCAACCCGCAGATCAAGATCGACTTCAGAGATGAGCGTGACGGCACAAAGGAGATGTTCCATTTTGAAGGAGGTATCAAACAGTTCGTTGAAGATATGAACACCAAACCGCCTCTGACGAAAGCACAGTTCTTCCAGGGGAAAGCGGATGATATCGAGATCGATATCGCTTTGATGTACTGTGATGCGGACTCGGAAAAGTCACTCTCCTTTGTCAACAACATCAAAACACCGGATGGGGGAACACACGAAGCCGGATTCAGAGCGGGACTTACCCGTTCGATCGCAAGCTATATCGCCAAGAATGCCAATGCCAAAGAAAAGGGTGTAAAGATCACCGGAGACGACTGTAAAGAGGGGCTTATCGCCATTGTCTCCGTACGTGTACCCGAACCGCAGTTCGAAGGACAGACCAAAGGGAAGCTTGGCTCCTCCTACGTACGTCCTCTGGTACAGAAATTCTTCTCGGAGAACTTCAACAAGTACCTCGAAGAGAACCCCATCGAAGCCAAAGCCATTATGGCACAGGTCCTGCTTGCCGCGCGCGGTAGAGATGCAGCAAAACGTGCCAAGGACCTTGTCAAACGTAAAGACTCCATGAGCATCGGTACCCTCCCAGGCAAACTGGCGGATTGCCAGAGCAAAGACCCGGAGATCTCCGAGATCTATCTGGTGGAAGGGGACTCTGCGGGCGGTTCGGCCAAGCAGGGGCGTGACAGGGTCTTCCAGGCTATCTTGCCGCTCAAAGGTAAGATACTGAACGTAGAGAAGGCAAGGCTGGAGAAGATCCTCAAGTCCGACGAGATCAAAAACATGATCACGGCACTGGGCTGCGGGATCGGTGACGAGTTCAACGAAGAGAAACTCAGATACCACAAGATCATCATCATGACCGATGCCGATGTCGATGGATCGCATATTCAGACACTGCTGATGACCTTCTTCTTCAGATTCCTGCAACCTGTTGTGGAGAAAGGCTACCTCTACCTTGCACAGCCACCACTCTACCGCTACAAAAAAGGAAAGAACGAGACCTACCTCAAAGATGACAAGGCCCTGAACGATTTCCTTATAGAAAACGGTATCTCCGTTATTGAGAGTCATACGATGGGAGAAAACGACCTTATCGACCTCTTCAAGCTCGTTGCCTATTACAAGATGACCCTCAAAGAGATCGAAAAGCGTTTCGCCCTGCCTGAAGTCCTGCGCTACATGATCGAAAATCCGGATGTCATCGGTACCGACAACAAGACACTGGCAAAAACACTCGAAAAGTATATCGCCGATTTGGGCTACAACATCCTCAACAAAACGATCACCGAGGACAGACTGCACTACTTCGTACAGACCAACGACGGACTCGAAGAGCTGATCGTAGATGAGATCCTCTTTACCAACCCGCATTACAACGAAGCGATCCACATCCACCAGAAGATAAAAGAACACATCACCGATGAGTTCAAGGACAAAGACCTCCTGGCCCTCTTTGCAGAAGTGGAAGCTTCGGCCAAAAAAGGTGCCTATATCCAGCGTTACAAAGGTCTGGGTGAAATGAACCCGGAGCAGCTTTGGGAGACAACCATGACCCCGGAGAACAGAAGACTGCTGCAGGTCAGGATCGATAACATCGAAGAAGCAAGCGACACCTTCACTCTCTTCATGGGTGACGAGGTCGAACCGCGAAGAAACTACATCGAAAGCCATGCCAAAGATGTAAAACACCTGGATGTCTGA
- a CDS encoding EAL domain-containing protein, whose product MLQSERQERGRRFELALRAGIPIILLISLVFYSIFFKEDRVDLTLENGILFASIVFTTVYFIYFLINLSVNETLVDLATQGYNEKAFIRQLEAYKPKTIALLVIRNLATISENYSTDEVDMLLYSVVHKLNNEFTKAGFGNTLIARRYGAEFLIAIDRESEEIQTIFEDFIDHNRTINDIELDYAFSMIKNTNEHIEKTILHLKHLLAAQDQDRENTPVHDAQELSQTEASVIQALKEKSLLLSFRPLLNVRTDTVDIYEISVKLKSSEMGNILPRVFLPIVNRLGLGREYDLAIFKHVLELLPLVDETISFSFNLSPFSLRDENFQDKFFTLMDKTSIDPSRLIIELYERKTHHNLSGYLSTLKKFRSRGVRIAIDNFGSSNASMEYMKHFNFDIVQFDRDYVTKLEDANTHAMLTSLITMSKDLHITTVAKWVDSKAQKEALIALGIDYLQGFEIGKPITEQQLIQTYN is encoded by the coding sequence ATGCTGCAATCCGAAAGACAGGAGAGGGGGAGACGATTTGAACTGGCACTAAGGGCCGGTATCCCCATCATTCTGCTCATCTCACTGGTCTTCTACAGTATTTTCTTCAAGGAGGATCGTGTTGATCTAACCTTGGAAAACGGCATTCTATTCGCTTCCATCGTATTCACGACGGTCTATTTCATCTATTTTCTCATCAATCTCAGTGTCAATGAAACACTGGTAGATCTGGCTACGCAAGGATATAACGAGAAAGCCTTCATCAGACAGCTTGAAGCCTATAAACCCAAGACCATTGCACTGCTTGTCATCAGAAACCTTGCCACCATCAGTGAGAACTACAGTACCGATGAAGTGGATATGCTGCTTTACTCGGTCGTTCACAAACTCAATAACGAATTTACCAAGGCAGGTTTTGGAAATACGCTCATTGCCAGACGTTATGGCGCTGAATTCCTCATAGCCATAGACAGGGAGAGTGAAGAGATACAGACCATCTTCGAAGATTTCATAGACCATAACCGTACCATCAACGATATAGAACTCGACTATGCCTTCTCCATGATCAAGAATACGAACGAACATATCGAAAAGACCATTTTGCACCTCAAGCACCTTCTTGCAGCACAGGACCAGGACAGAGAGAACACCCCTGTTCATGATGCACAGGAGCTTTCCCAAACAGAAGCTTCTGTCATACAGGCACTCAAAGAAAAAAGTCTTCTTCTCTCTTTCAGGCCTCTGCTGAATGTCAGAACGGACACGGTCGATATCTATGAGATCTCCGTCAAACTGAAGTCTTCCGAGATGGGAAATATACTGCCAAGGGTCTTCCTTCCCATTGTCAACCGTCTCGGCCTGGGCAGAGAATATGACCTTGCCATCTTCAAACACGTGCTTGAACTCCTGCCGCTTGTCGATGAGACTATTTCATTCTCTTTCAATCTCTCACCTTTTTCCCTGCGTGATGAGAATTTTCAGGACAAGTTCTTTACCCTCATGGATAAGACTTCTATCGACCCTTCCCGTCTGATCATTGAATTGTACGAAAGAAAGACCCACCACAACCTCAGCGGCTATCTCAGCACCCTTAAGAAATTCCGATCGAGAGGCGTACGCATTGCCATTGACAACTTCGGATCGTCCAATGCATCCATGGAATACATGAAGCACTTCAATTTCGATATTGTTCAGTTCGACAGAGATTACGTTACCAAACTCGAAGATGCCAATACCCATGCCATGCTGACCTCCCTGATAACGATGTCCAAAGACCTTCACATCACTACAGTGGCAAAATGGGTGGACAGCAAAGCACAGAAAGAAGCACTGATCGCGCTGGGCATCGACTATCTTCAGGGCTTTGAGATCGGGAAGCCTATCACCGAACAGCAACTCATTCAAACATACAACTAA
- the queF gene encoding preQ(1) synthase, translating to MKYGEKEIQEFDINAKENFWPNEHEKNYTINIELPEFMCLCPRSGYPDFATMKLSYVPDRTVIELKALKLYINSFMHRHISHENSANEIFDALYSRLQPRSMKLIADFNPRGNVHTVIEIDSEKF from the coding sequence ATGAAATACGGCGAAAAAGAGATACAGGAATTCGACATCAATGCAAAAGAGAACTTCTGGCCCAACGAACATGAGAAGAACTACACCATCAATATAGAATTGCCGGAATTCATGTGCCTCTGTCCACGTTCCGGATATCCGGATTTTGCGACAATGAAACTCTCCTATGTTCCAGACAGAACCGTCATAGAGCTCAAAGCACTCAAACTCTACATCAACTCATTCATGCACAGACACATCTCCCATGAGAATTCTGCCAATGAGATCTTCGATGCGCTCTACAGCCGACTTCAGCCCAGGTCCATGAAACTCATTGCCGACTTCAACCCAAGAGGGAACGTTCATACCGTGATCGAGATAGACAGCGAGAAGTTCTAA
- a CDS encoding DUF2853 family protein yields the protein MSKKVEKIALYSEAAKELNLNLSDALIINVTTHLGPSIYKKDAEIVSCSDSTELETVKKNFLQKKLGLDEDDATLDAAIKKACEAMGSSNSRKYRVLFYALLAKEFGKEDVYA from the coding sequence ATGAGTAAAAAAGTGGAAAAGATAGCCCTCTACTCCGAAGCGGCAAAAGAGCTTAATCTGAATCTCTCAGATGCACTGATCATCAATGTGACCACCCATCTGGGACCATCTATCTATAAAAAAGATGCCGAGATCGTTTCCTGTTCGGACAGTACCGAACTTGAGACCGTCAAAAAGAATTTTTTGCAAAAGAAACTTGGATTGGATGAAGATGATGCAACTCTGGATGCTGCCATTAAAAAAGCATGTGAAGCGATGGGTTCCTCGAACAGCCGTAAATACAGAGTACTCTTTTATGCCCTGCTTGCCAAAGAGTTCGGCAAAGAAGATGTATACGCCTAA